A single region of the Stenotrophomonas sp. Marseille-Q4652 genome encodes:
- a CDS encoding cystathionine gamma-synthase — MSDPSNHAKGRELALGTLAIHGGQSPDPSTGAVMPPIYATSTYAQSSPGEHQGFEYSRTHNPTRFAYERCVAALEGGSRGFAFASGMAASSTVIELLDAGSHVVAMDDIYGGSFRLFERVRRRTAGLDFSFVDLTDPAAFEAAITPKTKMVWIETPTNPMLKIVDIAAVVGIAKRHGLIVVVDNTFASPMLQRPLELGADLVLHSATKYLNGHSDMVGGMVVVGDNAELAEQMAFLQNSIGGVQGPFDSFLALRGLKTLPLRMKAHCANAQALAQWLQSHPAVEKVIYPGLESHPQHALAKRQMDGFGGIVSIVVKGGFAAAKAFCEKTELFTLAESLGGVESLVNHPAVMTHASIPVERRDQLGISDALVRLSVGVEDSFDLEADLAATLAHATANDR, encoded by the coding sequence ATGTCCGACCCCTCCAACCACGCCAAGGGCCGCGAACTGGCCCTGGGCACGCTGGCGATCCACGGCGGCCAGTCGCCCGATCCCAGCACCGGCGCAGTAATGCCGCCGATCTATGCCACTTCGACCTACGCGCAGTCCAGCCCGGGCGAGCACCAGGGCTTCGAGTACTCGCGTACGCACAACCCGACGCGCTTCGCCTACGAGCGTTGCGTGGCGGCGCTGGAAGGCGGTAGTCGCGGCTTTGCGTTCGCCTCCGGCATGGCGGCCAGCTCGACTGTGATCGAGCTGCTGGATGCCGGCAGCCACGTGGTGGCGATGGATGACATCTACGGTGGCAGTTTCCGTCTGTTCGAGCGTGTGCGCCGCCGTACCGCCGGGCTGGATTTCAGCTTCGTCGACCTGACCGATCCGGCCGCGTTCGAAGCGGCGATCACGCCGAAGACGAAGATGGTGTGGATCGAAACCCCCACCAACCCGATGCTGAAGATCGTGGACATTGCCGCGGTTGTCGGCATCGCCAAGCGCCATGGCCTGATCGTGGTGGTGGACAACACCTTCGCCTCGCCGATGCTGCAGCGGCCGCTGGAGCTGGGGGCGGACCTGGTGCTGCATTCGGCCACCAAGTACCTCAACGGCCATTCGGACATGGTCGGCGGCATGGTCGTGGTCGGTGACAACGCCGAGCTGGCCGAGCAGATGGCGTTCCTGCAGAACTCGATCGGTGGCGTGCAGGGGCCGTTCGATTCCTTCCTCGCCCTGCGTGGCCTGAAGACTCTGCCGCTGCGGATGAAGGCGCACTGCGCCAACGCCCAGGCGCTGGCCCAGTGGCTGCAGTCGCATCCGGCGGTGGAGAAGGTGATCTACCCGGGGCTGGAGTCGCACCCGCAGCATGCGCTGGCCAAGCGCCAGATGGACGGCTTCGGTGGCATCGTGTCGATCGTCGTCAAGGGCGGGTTTGCCGCTGCCAAGGCGTTCTGCGAGAAGACCGAGCTGTTCACTCTGGCTGAATCGCTGGGCGGGGTGGAGAGCCTGGTCAACCACCCGGCAGTGATGACCCACGCCTCTATCCCGGTCGAGCGCCGCGACCAGCTCGGCATTAGCGATGCCCTGGTGCGGTTGAGCGTGGGGGTGGAGGATTCCTTCGATCTCGAGGCCGATTTGGCGGCAACACTTGCCCATGCAACAGCAAATGACCGATAA
- a CDS encoding ABC transporter permease, translated as MTDKHPSTPIALVSTLVRNRGLVRQLAWQEIAGRYRSSLLGVAWMAITPLLMLSVYTFVFAVVFQARWGTTGSGDKAQFAVVLFAGLAVFTVLSECLNRAPGLIVSNANYVKRVVFPLELLPVIVLCGAVFHFMVSMLVWLVAAWILIGPPPPTAFLLPVVILPLAFGTLGASWGLAALGVYLRDVGQVVGVVVTGLLFLSPIFYPIEAVPEGARELIMLNPVGYVVEMARGVLVFGRLPDLMGFLASLLSSILVAWAGFWLFQKTRKGFADVL; from the coding sequence ATGACCGATAAGCACCCGAGCACGCCGATTGCCCTCGTTTCCACGCTGGTGCGCAATCGCGGACTGGTCCGCCAACTAGCGTGGCAGGAAATAGCCGGGCGGTATCGATCCTCCCTGCTGGGTGTTGCGTGGATGGCGATCACCCCACTGTTGATGCTGTCCGTTTACACCTTCGTGTTCGCCGTAGTCTTCCAGGCGCGGTGGGGTACGACCGGTAGCGGGGACAAGGCCCAGTTTGCCGTGGTGTTGTTTGCCGGCTTGGCGGTATTTACTGTGCTCTCGGAATGCCTGAACCGGGCGCCAGGGCTGATCGTCAGCAATGCCAACTATGTGAAGCGGGTGGTATTTCCGCTGGAGCTGCTGCCTGTCATCGTCCTTTGTGGTGCTGTGTTCCACTTCATGGTGAGCATGCTGGTCTGGCTGGTTGCCGCCTGGATCTTGATCGGCCCTCCGCCGCCGACCGCGTTTCTGTTGCCGGTGGTCATCCTTCCGCTTGCATTTGGGACGTTGGGTGCAAGCTGGGGCCTAGCTGCCTTGGGGGTGTACCTGCGTGACGTAGGGCAGGTGGTCGGGGTAGTAGTGACCGGACTGTTGTTCCTCTCGCCCATCTTCTACCCGATCGAGGCGGTGCCAGAGGGCGCTCGGGAGCTCATCATGCTGAACCCGGTTGGATACGTGGTCGAGATGGCGCGTGGCGTGCTGGTCTTTGGCCGCTTGCCCGATCTAATGGGCTTCTTGGCCTCGCTTCTCTCGAGCATTTTGGTGGCATGGGCCGGATTCTGGCTGTTTCAGAAGACGCGAAAGGGATTTGCCGATGTCCTGTGA
- a CDS encoding ABC transporter ATP-binding protein, whose product MSCDEFAIQAENVGKCYHLYERPSDRLKQFFLPRLARTIGLQERQFFREFWALRNVTFQVRKGEQVGIVGRNGAGKSTLLQIICGTLGASEGQVQVNGRIAALLELGAGFNPELTGAENVFLNGAVLGVSRAEMEARYDQVLAFADIGSFINQPVKNYSSGMYMRLAFAVAVHVEPEILVVDEALSVGDEAFQRKCNLKIQSLREGGTTVLFVSHSASHVIEVCNRALWIDKGRLMAQGDPKPIVSAYHKMIYAAAADPAKEEAPDSGGQASQPDAEPGRSIEVVRAEDEAYLDPGLVSTTAVVYPSLGCQIVAPRLLTLDGRRVNVLAGGAEYVYAYEVHFDTAAAAVRFGMMIRTMRGLDLGGGVSTTAQRSHEYFAAGTVVEVRYRFRTAMEAGVYFLNAGVVSIVGDEEKYMARIVDAVMFRVLSRPDRLATGMVDFSIDPTVRARSAAG is encoded by the coding sequence ATGTCCTGTGATGAGTTTGCGATCCAAGCCGAGAATGTCGGCAAGTGCTATCACCTTTATGAGCGCCCTTCGGACCGGCTTAAACAGTTCTTCCTGCCGCGTCTGGCGAGGACAATAGGGCTGCAGGAGCGTCAGTTCTTCCGCGAGTTCTGGGCCCTCAGGAATGTCACTTTCCAAGTCAGGAAGGGTGAACAGGTGGGGATCGTCGGGCGTAATGGTGCAGGCAAGTCCACGTTGCTGCAGATCATTTGCGGAACCTTGGGGGCTTCGGAAGGCCAAGTCCAGGTAAACGGCCGCATTGCTGCGCTTCTGGAGCTTGGGGCGGGTTTTAACCCTGAGCTGACCGGTGCTGAGAACGTGTTTCTCAACGGGGCGGTGCTGGGTGTAAGCCGCGCCGAGATGGAGGCGCGCTACGACCAGGTCTTGGCTTTTGCCGATATCGGATCCTTCATCAATCAGCCGGTCAAGAACTATTCCAGTGGCATGTACATGCGTTTGGCGTTTGCTGTTGCCGTGCATGTAGAGCCAGAAATCCTGGTGGTGGACGAGGCTCTGTCTGTTGGGGACGAAGCGTTCCAGCGCAAATGTAACCTGAAGATCCAATCACTTAGGGAAGGCGGCACTACGGTGCTGTTCGTTTCCCACTCAGCCAGCCATGTGATCGAGGTCTGCAATAGGGCTCTCTGGATCGACAAAGGCAGATTGATGGCCCAGGGGGATCCGAAGCCGATCGTATCGGCCTACCACAAGATGATTTACGCTGCGGCGGCGGACCCTGCAAAGGAGGAGGCGCCGGACAGTGGCGGGCAAGCGTCCCAGCCGGACGCGGAGCCGGGGCGCAGCATCGAGGTGGTGCGTGCCGAGGACGAGGCATACTTGGATCCCGGACTGGTGTCGACCACTGCCGTGGTCTACCCCTCATTGGGGTGCCAGATCGTCGCGCCGCGCTTGCTCACGCTGGACGGGCGACGGGTCAATGTGCTGGCCGGTGGCGCCGAGTATGTCTACGCCTATGAGGTTCACTTCGATACGGCGGCCGCCGCGGTGCGGTTCGGCATGATGATCCGTACGATGCGCGGCCTGGATCTCGGGGGGGGCGTCTCCACTACTGCCCAGCGCTCCCATGAATACTTTGCAGCAGGCACCGTGGTCGAAGTCCGGTACCGCTTCCGTACGGCGATGGAGGCAGGCGTTTACTTCCTAAACGCAGGGGTGGTTTCGATCGTAGGTGATGAAGAAAAGTACATGGCCCGGATCGTCGACGCGGTGATGTTCCGCGTTCTTTCGCGTCCCGATCGGCTGGCAACGGGCATGGTGGATTTCAGTATTGATCCTACTGTGCGGGCCAGAAGCGCGGCAGGTTGA
- a CDS encoding glycosyltransferase produces the protein MVNEASQGQQHPGNPARRARAILVLGMHRSGTSAVTGALRYYGVELGSQLMKPAADNPKGFWEHAEVVAIHDRLLAELGRSWNDPRRMPGNWLETAAARQAAVELEALLRQEFSGCELWAVKDPRMCRMLPLWLPVLERMGVDPVGLFVLRHPQEVAASLLVRNDWPEGLSRLLWMEHLLDAEEATRAMPRTVVPYEDLLESPDETLRGALASLGTLVSEPTAANTLALAGFVSRGDRHHRAVPDAAPEWALPRAMFDAMRSPSPWNELPTLRRQLEQAAVLYGDALEGFARLEASERLAREAVEQELFASNQEVVTRGELIVSLNEQLDALGQQLMDMHAEHAERTEWARQLDAELAGLREAHGELQQEHAERVAWATQLDEQINELREGHGRLQRDYEEKVAWAKDLDASLAELRDTHGRLQAEYDEKVAWAKELDATLSQLRGEHGRLQAEYDQKVAWAKDLDVALAELRGVHGRLQAEYDEKVAWAKELDATLSQLRGEHGRLQAEYDQKVAWAKDLDVALAELRGVHGRLQAEYDEKVAWAKELDATLSQLRGEHGRLQAEYDQKVAWAKDLDVALAELRGVHGRLQAEYDEKVAWAKELDATLSQLRGEHGRLQAEYDQKVAWAKDLDVALAELRGVHGRLQAEYDEKVAWAKELDATLSQLRGEHGRLQAEYDQKAAWAKDLDVALAELRGVHGRLQAEYNEKVAWAKRLDSELATLRVAHDHLRAEFEQRTEWARGLDEELRALRESFAALQQDYENSVNLATSSGVQLAALREQYQERGLQVRDLEQNLAALTLAKQAQEQEMESWGHEIREELARIRQEMQEQRDATRGSLDAIAVEVTSQRVEQQGQQERLLRELEEARRASRELEAQLSQVVNSRSWALTRPFRLAGRLARGEWGSVLQSLRRSGLARVRILEPLRTPVKRWLMRRSEVGPLPPACLAVENPQEQAPAEAIAGISVPVFDNPVVSVIIPAYGNLGYTAAAVRSIVDTVSASVAYEIIVVEDASGDPEIGSLAQVPGLRYREHPENLGFLRSCNAAVKLARGKYVCLLNNDTQVMAGWLEGLLQAFAEKPDAGLVGSKLIYPDGRLQEAGGIVWCDGSAWNFGRLDDPSRALYGYLKTVDYVSGASIMLPRELWDQLGGFDEHYVPAYYEDTDIAFRVRAAGYQVYMQPSSVVVHYEGVSNGTDEGSGIKAYQVTNGEKFLERWRNVLEDGHFPNAENVFLARDRGQFKKKTVLVVDHYVPQPDRDAGSRATWQVLQQLVSKGHNVKFWPDNLYFDPNYAPALQRMGVEVMHGGEYVGRFTEWAKENGRHLDVVILNRPHISVGYVEPLREHSSAQLVYYGHDVHHLRMLQQLALSPDPQLQADMERTREQEWSMWRAADVVLYPSDEETAHVKAWLGANGVRAIAKTVPLYGYTDVAGDLSQTLATRQDILFVAGFAHPPNVDAACWLVREILPRVRQTHPQVRLHLVGSNPAAEVRELANDQVQVTGYVSDEVLAGYYERCRVATAPLRFGGGMKGKVLESMRHGVPMVTTPVGVQGLAAAAFVPYSMDAEVLAAEICLLLEDDAHWRRISKASTEFIAANYSVQALGRVLDESIGGPPSAH, from the coding sequence GTGGTCAATGAAGCAAGCCAAGGCCAGCAACACCCCGGAAATCCGGCCAGGCGCGCACGGGCGATCCTTGTGCTCGGGATGCACCGCAGCGGCACCTCCGCAGTGACAGGGGCGCTCCGCTATTACGGAGTGGAACTGGGCTCGCAACTGATGAAGCCTGCGGCGGACAACCCGAAGGGTTTCTGGGAGCATGCCGAGGTCGTCGCCATCCACGATCGGCTGCTGGCAGAGCTCGGCAGATCATGGAACGACCCTCGGAGGATGCCTGGGAACTGGTTGGAGACGGCGGCAGCCAGGCAGGCCGCTGTCGAGTTGGAAGCCCTCCTGCGGCAGGAGTTCTCAGGATGCGAGCTGTGGGCAGTGAAGGATCCGCGGATGTGCCGGATGCTGCCGTTGTGGCTTCCAGTTCTGGAGCGAATGGGCGTGGATCCTGTCGGCCTTTTTGTGCTGCGCCATCCACAGGAGGTTGCGGCCTCGCTTCTTGTCCGGAATGACTGGCCTGAGGGGTTGTCGCGACTGCTTTGGATGGAGCACCTACTGGACGCGGAAGAGGCCACCCGGGCCATGCCCCGCACTGTCGTGCCTTACGAAGATCTTCTGGAAAGCCCTGATGAAACGCTGAGAGGCGCACTGGCGAGCTTGGGCACGCTGGTGTCCGAGCCAACGGCTGCCAATACCTTGGCTTTGGCAGGGTTTGTTTCCCGGGGGGATCGGCATCACCGGGCGGTCCCCGATGCGGCGCCTGAATGGGCATTGCCCCGGGCAATGTTCGATGCGATGCGAAGCCCCAGTCCGTGGAATGAGCTGCCAACGCTTAGGCGGCAGCTTGAGCAAGCGGCCGTTCTCTACGGCGATGCGCTGGAGGGATTCGCGCGCTTGGAAGCCAGCGAGCGTCTGGCGCGCGAGGCGGTGGAACAGGAGCTGTTTGCATCCAACCAAGAGGTTGTCACCCGTGGCGAGCTGATCGTGTCTCTTAACGAGCAGCTGGATGCATTGGGCCAACAGTTAATGGATATGCATGCGGAGCATGCCGAGCGTACGGAGTGGGCGCGGCAACTCGACGCGGAGCTGGCCGGGCTCAGGGAGGCGCATGGTGAACTCCAGCAGGAGCATGCCGAGCGCGTGGCTTGGGCAACGCAGTTGGATGAGCAAATCAACGAGTTGCGCGAGGGGCATGGGCGCCTCCAGCGCGACTACGAGGAAAAGGTGGCATGGGCAAAGGATCTCGATGCGTCGCTGGCTGAGCTGCGCGACACGCATGGGCGCCTTCAGGCCGAATACGACGAGAAAGTCGCTTGGGCAAAGGAGCTGGATGCGACGCTGTCCCAGCTGCGCGGCGAGCATGGCCGCCTACAGGCCGAGTACGATCAGAAGGTAGCTTGGGCCAAGGATCTGGATGTGGCCTTGGCTGAACTGCGCGGCGTACACGGTCGCCTTCAGGCTGAATACGACGAGAAAGTCGCTTGGGCAAAGGAGCTGGATGCGACGCTGTCCCAGCTGCGCGGCGAGCATGGCCGCCTACAGGCCGAGTACGATCAGAAGGTAGCTTGGGCCAAGGATCTGGATGTGGCCTTGGCTGAACTGCGCGGCGTACACGGTCGCCTTCAGGCTGAATACGACGAGAAAGTCGCTTGGGCAAAGGAGCTGGATGCGACGCTGTCCCAGCTGCGCGGCGAGCATGGCCGCCTACAGGCCGAGTACGATCAGAAGGTAGCTTGGGCCAAGGATCTGGATGTGGCCTTGGCTGAACTGCGCGGCGTACACGGTCGCCTTCAGGCTGAATACGACGAGAAAGTCGCTTGGGCAAAGGAGCTGGATGCGACGCTGTCCCAGCTGCGCGGCGAGCATGGCCGCCTACAGGCCGAGTACGATCAGAAGGTAGCTTGGGCCAAGGATCTGGATGTGGCCTTGGCTGAACTGCGCGGCGTACACGGTCGCCTTCAGGCTGAATACGACGAGAAAGTCGCTTGGGCAAAGGAGCTGGATGCGACGCTGTCCCAGCTGCGCGGCGAGCATGGCCGCCTACAGGCCGAGTACGATCAGAAGGCAGCTTGGGCCAAGGATCTGGATGTGGCCTTGGCTGAACTGCGCGGCGTACACGGTCGCCTTCAGGCTGAGTACAATGAGAAGGTGGCCTGGGCCAAGAGGCTCGACTCGGAGCTCGCAACGCTGCGCGTGGCCCATGACCATCTCCGCGCCGAATTCGAACAGCGCACCGAGTGGGCGCGCGGACTGGATGAGGAGCTCCGCGCATTGCGCGAGAGCTTTGCTGCGCTACAGCAAGACTATGAAAATTCCGTAAACTTGGCGACTTCCTCGGGAGTCCAGTTGGCGGCACTGAGGGAACAGTACCAGGAGCGGGGGCTGCAGGTCAGGGATCTCGAACAGAACCTTGCCGCGCTCACCCTGGCCAAACAGGCGCAGGAGCAGGAAATGGAAAGTTGGGGGCACGAGATCCGCGAAGAGCTGGCTCGGATCCGGCAGGAAATGCAGGAGCAACGCGACGCGACCCGCGGATCCCTGGATGCAATCGCGGTCGAGGTGACCAGCCAGCGTGTCGAGCAGCAGGGCCAGCAGGAGCGCCTGCTCCGCGAACTGGAAGAGGCCCGGCGCGCAAGCCGCGAACTCGAGGCCCAGCTTTCGCAGGTGGTGAATTCCCGTTCGTGGGCGCTGACCAGGCCGTTCCGCCTGGCGGGTCGGCTGGCCCGCGGTGAATGGGGCTCGGTCCTGCAGTCGCTGCGGCGCTCGGGCCTGGCGCGGGTCCGGATCCTCGAGCCACTTCGCACGCCGGTCAAGCGCTGGCTGATGCGTCGCTCCGAGGTGGGTCCGCTGCCGCCTGCCTGCTTGGCGGTGGAGAATCCGCAGGAGCAGGCGCCTGCCGAGGCGATCGCCGGCATTTCGGTCCCAGTGTTCGACAATCCGGTGGTCTCGGTCATCATCCCGGCCTACGGCAATCTTGGATACACGGCTGCCGCGGTGCGCTCGATCGTTGACACGGTCTCGGCCAGCGTCGCGTACGAAATCATCGTGGTCGAGGACGCCTCGGGCGACCCGGAGATCGGTTCGCTGGCACAGGTGCCCGGCCTTCGTTACCGCGAACACCCGGAGAACCTTGGCTTCCTGCGTTCTTGCAACGCGGCCGTAAAGCTGGCGCGTGGCAAATACGTATGCCTGCTGAACAACGATACCCAGGTGATGGCAGGCTGGCTGGAAGGGCTGCTGCAGGCGTTTGCCGAGAAGCCCGACGCCGGCCTGGTCGGATCGAAGCTGATCTATCCGGATGGGCGGCTGCAGGAAGCGGGCGGTATCGTCTGGTGCGATGGCAGCGCCTGGAACTTTGGCCGGCTGGATGATCCTTCCCGGGCCCTCTATGGCTATCTGAAGACCGTGGACTATGTCTCCGGTGCGTCGATCATGCTGCCCCGTGAGCTGTGGGACCAGCTGGGCGGATTCGACGAGCACTACGTGCCTGCGTACTACGAGGACACTGATATCGCGTTCCGCGTACGTGCGGCGGGATACCAGGTCTACATGCAGCCTTCCTCGGTGGTGGTCCACTACGAAGGTGTCTCCAACGGTACCGACGAAGGTAGCGGGATCAAGGCCTACCAGGTCACCAATGGCGAGAAGTTCCTGGAGCGCTGGCGCAACGTGCTCGAGGACGGGCACTTCCCGAACGCGGAAAACGTGTTCCTCGCCAGGGACCGCGGCCAGTTCAAGAAAAAGACCGTGCTGGTGGTCGACCACTACGTGCCGCAGCCGGACCGCGATGCGGGCTCGCGCGCCACGTGGCAGGTGCTCCAGCAACTGGTGTCCAAGGGCCACAACGTGAAGTTCTGGCCGGACAACCTGTATTTCGATCCCAACTATGCGCCGGCGTTACAGAGGATGGGCGTGGAGGTCATGCACGGCGGTGAGTACGTGGGCCGTTTCACGGAGTGGGCGAAGGAGAATGGCCGCCATCTGGACGTTGTCATCCTCAATCGCCCGCACATTTCGGTGGGCTACGTCGAGCCGTTGCGCGAGCACAGTTCCGCGCAGTTGGTCTATTACGGCCACGACGTGCATCACCTGCGCATGCTGCAGCAACTGGCGTTGTCGCCCGACCCGCAACTGCAGGCGGACATGGAACGAACCCGTGAGCAGGAATGGTCGATGTGGCGCGCGGCGGATGTCGTGCTGTATCCATCCGACGAGGAGACCGCACACGTCAAGGCGTGGCTGGGGGCCAACGGGGTGCGCGCCATTGCCAAGACGGTTCCGCTTTATGGTTATACCGATGTGGCCGGCGACCTCTCGCAGACGCTTGCGACCCGGCAGGACATCCTGTTCGTTGCCGGTTTCGCCCACCCGCCGAACGTCGACGCGGCCTGCTGGCTGGTCCGCGAGATCCTGCCCCGGGTCCGGCAGACCCACCCGCAGGTCCGCCTCCACCTGGTCGGGTCGAACCCGGCTGCCGAGGTCCGGGAGCTCGCCAACGACCAGGTGCAGGTGACCGGTTACGTCAGCGATGAAGTGCTGGCTGGCTATTACGAGCGTTGCCGGGTCGCGACGGCGCCGTTGCGGTTCGGTGGCGGCATGAAGGGCAAGGTGCTTGAAAGCATGCGCCACGGCGTACCCATGGTGACGACTCCGGTCGGCGTGCAGGGTCTGGCGGCAGCTGCCTTCGTGCCATATTCGATGGATGCCGAGGTACTGGCTGCCGAAATCTGCCTGTTGCTGGAAGACGACGCGCACTGGCGGAGGATTTCGAAAGCTTCCACCGAGTTCATTGCGGCCAATTATTCGGTCCAGGCACTGGGCAGGGTGCTGGATGAATCAATTGGTGGCCCGCCTTCTGCCCATTGA
- a CDS encoding glycosyltransferase family 2 protein: protein MRVAVLVPCYNEAVAIPQVVRDFRKALPDAEIWVFDNNSKDGTGEIAAREGALVRRVTLQGKGHVVRRQFADVEADVYIMVDGDDTYHAASAQALVDCLVSGGHDMVVGVRKATDVQAAYRAGHAWGNRMLTGFLSWLFGRNCTDILTGYRAFSRRFVKSFPVLSAGFDIETELTVHALEMKMSVGEVETPYKERPEGSFSKLSTYKDGFRILRTMLRLFSAERPLVFFGVIGAVLAMTSLVLMVPVMMEYMDTGLVPRLPTALLATGIMLTGLLSGMIGLVLDTVTRGRREAKMLAYLRYPGPR from the coding sequence ATGCGCGTTGCCGTACTGGTTCCCTGTTACAACGAAGCTGTCGCGATTCCCCAGGTGGTGCGGGATTTCCGCAAGGCACTTCCCGATGCCGAAATCTGGGTGTTCGACAACAACTCAAAAGACGGAACCGGTGAGATCGCCGCCCGTGAGGGGGCACTGGTACGGCGCGTGACCTTGCAGGGCAAGGGGCATGTGGTTCGCCGTCAGTTCGCCGATGTCGAGGCGGATGTATACATCATGGTCGACGGCGACGACACCTACCACGCCGCCAGCGCCCAGGCGCTGGTGGATTGCCTGGTCTCCGGCGGCCACGACATGGTGGTCGGCGTGCGCAAGGCCACCGATGTGCAGGCTGCCTACCGGGCTGGGCACGCGTGGGGCAACCGGATGCTGACCGGCTTCCTGAGCTGGCTTTTCGGCCGCAACTGCACAGACATCCTGACGGGCTACCGCGCGTTCTCGCGCAGGTTCGTCAAGTCGTTCCCGGTGCTGAGCGCGGGGTTCGACATCGAAACCGAGCTCACCGTGCATGCGCTGGAGATGAAGATGTCCGTGGGCGAGGTCGAGACCCCCTACAAGGAGCGTCCGGAAGGTTCCTTCAGCAAGCTGAGCACCTACAAGGACGGGTTCCGCATCCTCCGGACAATGCTCCGCCTGTTCAGCGCTGAACGACCGCTGGTGTTCTTCGGTGTTATCGGCGCCGTCCTGGCCATGACCTCGCTGGTGCTCATGGTGCCGGTGATGATGGAATACATGGACACCGGGCTGGTGCCCCGTCTTCCCACCGCGTTGCTGGCTACGGGCATCATGCTGACCGGCCTGCTCAGTGGCATGATCGGGCTGGTACTGGATACCGTTACGCGTGGGCGGCGCGAGGCCAAGATGCTCGCCTACCTGCGCTATCCGGGCCCACGCTAG
- a CDS encoding GtrA family protein, translated as MRQFALFCIAGGLAFLVDAGLVQLLAGWLDVDPYLARLVSFLAAVTTTWLFNRSITFSAAAGRGQALAVEWLRYVVSQLGGFTVNFAVYAVLVWAVPLVRQWPMLGVAAGSVAGLLVNFLLAKRYVFQRR; from the coding sequence GTGCGTCAATTCGCGCTGTTCTGTATTGCCGGCGGCCTGGCGTTCCTTGTTGACGCTGGCCTCGTGCAATTGCTGGCCGGCTGGCTGGATGTCGATCCATACTTGGCGCGGCTGGTGTCTTTCCTCGCCGCGGTCACCACGACCTGGTTGTTCAATCGCTCGATCACCTTTTCCGCAGCGGCGGGACGCGGACAGGCCCTGGCCGTCGAATGGCTGCGGTACGTTGTTTCGCAGCTTGGCGGTTTCACGGTCAACTTCGCCGTTTACGCCGTACTGGTCTGGGCTGTTCCGTTGGTAAGGCAGTGGCCCATGCTGGGGGTTGCTGCCGGATCCGTCGCAGGCTTGCTGGTGAATTTCCTGCTGGCCAAGCGATATGTTTTCCAGCGTCGATGA